Proteins encoded by one window of Actinocorallia herbida:
- a CDS encoding HD domain-containing protein — MKNTAAWAREIARDLLEEPLPRRWAHTQGVAAKARTLTPILGNNADLLEAAAWLHDIGYSPKIQGTGFHPLDGARHLRDVDHASHTLCCLVANHSCALIEAAERGMAHVLSEEFPSTDQPLADALIYCDMTTAPDGVAVAFSDRLAEIRQRYGPHDLVTRFIDKAERSLDEAVRAVERKVFLLV, encoded by the coding sequence ATGAAGAACACAGCCGCCTGGGCCCGCGAAATAGCCCGTGACCTCCTGGAAGAGCCCCTCCCGCGCCGCTGGGCCCACACCCAGGGCGTAGCCGCCAAGGCCCGTACCCTGACCCCCATCCTCGGCAACAACGCCGACCTCCTAGAAGCCGCCGCCTGGCTCCACGACATCGGCTACAGCCCGAAAATCCAAGGAACCGGCTTCCACCCCCTAGACGGTGCTCGCCACCTTCGCGACGTCGATCACGCCTCTCACACCCTGTGCTGTCTCGTCGCCAATCACTCCTGCGCCCTGATTGAAGCGGCGGAGCGGGGAATGGCCCATGTGCTGTCCGAAGAGTTCCCCAGCACCGATCAGCCCCTTGCAGACGCCCTGATCTACTGCGACATGACGACTGCACCGGATGGAGTGGCGGTTGCATTTTCGGACCGATTGGCGGAGATCCGACAGCGATACGGGCCGCACGATTTGGTCACGCGATTCATCGATAAGGCGGAGCGCAGTCTGGATGAAGCTGTGCGCGCTGTTGAGCGTAAAGTATTCCTGCTGGTTTAG
- a CDS encoding GntR family transcriptional regulator, translating to MSPTAWGAYSQIADTLRTRITEGTYAPGAKLPSESALCTEFTVTRNTIRRALTVLENEGLLITTPGTGRTVRHLNTPTTLPIPAYRRIADALRRQIAEGVFPEGTLLPSESALMTTHRVSRGTARQALSDLQGAGLIESHHGKGRYVRRRPQTP from the coding sequence ATGAGCCCAACCGCGTGGGGTGCATACTCCCAGATCGCAGACACCCTCAGAACCCGAATCACTGAGGGCACCTACGCCCCAGGCGCGAAGCTCCCCTCAGAATCCGCCCTCTGCACCGAGTTCACCGTCACCCGCAACACCATCCGCCGCGCCCTGACCGTCCTGGAGAACGAGGGCCTCCTCATCACCACCCCCGGCACCGGCCGCACAGTCCGCCACCTGAACACCCCCACCACACTCCCCATCCCCGCCTACCGCCGCATAGCCGACGCCCTACGCCGCCAGATCGCCGAAGGCGTCTTCCCCGAAGGCACCCTCCTCCCCAGCGAATCCGCCCTCATGACCACCCACCGCGTCTCCCGAGGCACCGCCCGCCAAGCCCTCTCCGACCTCCAGGGCGCCGGCCTCATCGAGTCCCACCACGGCAAGGGCCGCTACGTGCGCAGACGTCCCCAGACGCCCTGA
- a CDS encoding ATP-binding protein, whose translation MLAVPQATPYGEFRLGLLAEEPALAIMRRLTKWAVQSWNLTPLLDDAVVVINELATNAVQAAPGHWIEMRLRRQPEGVLLECWDPAPALPPAPKLSDEEDEAGRGLFIVSCMATRYGVEQHSERHGKTVWALLSPQAEEAAA comes from the coding sequence ATGCTCGCCGTACCTCAGGCGACCCCCTACGGGGAGTTCCGTCTCGGCCTCCTGGCCGAAGAACCGGCCCTGGCCATCATGCGCAGGCTGACCAAGTGGGCCGTCCAGTCCTGGAACCTGACGCCCCTCCTGGACGACGCCGTGGTCGTCATCAACGAGCTCGCCACCAACGCCGTCCAGGCCGCCCCCGGCCACTGGATCGAGATGCGCCTCCGCCGCCAGCCCGAAGGCGTCCTCCTGGAGTGCTGGGACCCCGCCCCCGCGCTCCCGCCCGCCCCGAAGCTCTCCGACGAGGAGGACGAGGCCGGCCGCGGCCTGTTCATCGTCTCCTGCATGGCCACCCGCTACGGCGTCGAACAGCACTCCGAGCGCCACGGCAAAACGGTCTGGGCCCTCCTCAGCCCGCAGGCGGAGGAAGCAGCGGCGTGA
- a CDS encoding XRE family transcriptional regulator, with protein sequence MSDSLRQAIAQSRLTERDIAVELDVDPKTVRRWLDGRLPYPRHRVGLAEILGVDERELWPELANGQASPPGGDAEILATYPHRWAVPRDVWYRLFASAQRDIGVLVYSGLFLAEDAGIVRALRERAAAGASVRILLGDPDSPEVTERGEAEGVGDAVSAKIRNALACYRPLRGADGIEVRLHRTVLYSSIYRGDAEMLVNPHIFGIAAARAPVLHLRQTSAGDMMPTYLESFERTWESAQRTLL encoded by the coding sequence GTGAGCGACTCTCTCAGGCAGGCGATCGCACAGTCACGGCTGACCGAACGCGACATCGCCGTAGAACTGGACGTCGATCCGAAGACGGTGCGGCGATGGCTGGACGGGCGACTCCCCTACCCGCGTCACCGTGTGGGGCTGGCCGAGATCCTGGGCGTCGACGAACGCGAGCTGTGGCCGGAACTCGCCAACGGTCAGGCGTCGCCTCCTGGCGGGGACGCCGAGATCCTGGCGACCTACCCGCATCGCTGGGCTGTCCCGCGTGACGTCTGGTACCGCCTGTTCGCGTCTGCACAGAGAGATATAGGTGTCCTCGTCTACTCAGGGCTCTTCCTGGCCGAGGACGCGGGCATCGTGCGGGCGCTCAGGGAACGGGCGGCGGCAGGCGCGTCCGTCAGAATCCTTCTGGGCGATCCCGACAGCCCTGAAGTCACCGAACGGGGGGAGGCCGAAGGCGTAGGGGACGCCGTGTCGGCGAAGATCCGCAACGCCCTCGCGTGCTACCGGCCCCTCAGAGGCGCGGACGGCATTGAAGTCCGCCTCCACAGGACCGTGCTCTACAGCTCCATCTACCGCGGTGACGCCGAGATGCTCGTCAACCCGCACATCTTCGGCATCGCCGCCGCCCGCGCACCCGTCCTGCACCTGCGGCAGACGTCGGCCGGCGACATGATGCCCACCTACCTGGAGAGCTTCGAACGCACCTGGGAGAGCGCGCAAAGGACCCTGCTCTAG
- a CDS encoding TrmH family RNA methyltransferase — translation MAELVHISDAADPRLADYVGLTDGQLRKSLESEQGLFIAEGAKVIRRAVETGHPARSLMMTEKWLPSLADLLATLDCPVYLVSDAVAESLTGFAVHRGALASMSRLPLPTLPTSLTPTTTPAPHRILILEDLTNHTNVDVPEQPTSEPKRILILEDLTNHTNVGAIFRCAAALGVDLIVLSPRCADPLYRRSVKVSMGAVFAVPYVRMTDWHNDLSVIRGAGFRLLALTPDQDAVPFDKAEMGEKVALMLGSEGDGLSSHWIKEADEAVTIPMSASAMALGVDSLNVVAATAIACHSLVTR, via the coding sequence ATGGCGGAACTGGTGCACATCTCCGACGCGGCCGATCCCCGGCTCGCCGACTACGTCGGCCTCACCGACGGCCAACTGCGCAAAAGCCTCGAAAGCGAGCAGGGCCTCTTCATCGCCGAAGGGGCCAAGGTCATCCGCCGCGCCGTGGAGACCGGCCACCCGGCCCGCTCCCTCATGATGACGGAGAAGTGGCTCCCCTCCCTGGCCGACCTCCTCGCCACCCTCGACTGCCCCGTCTACCTCGTCTCCGACGCCGTCGCCGAATCCCTCACCGGCTTCGCCGTCCACCGAGGCGCCCTCGCCTCCATGTCCCGCCTCCCCCTCCCCACCCTCCCCACCTCCCTCACCCCCACCACCACCCCCGCCCCCCACCGCATCCTCATCCTGGAAGACCTGACCAACCACACGAACGTCGACGTCCCCGAACAACCCACTTCCGAGCCCAAGCGCATTTTGATCTTGGAAGATCTGACGAACCATACGAACGTCGGGGCAATTTTTAGGTGCGCCGCTGCTCTGGGCGTCGATCTGATCGTGTTGAGCCCGCGTTGTGCGGACCCTCTATATAGAAGGTCTGTGAAGGTGTCGATGGGGGCTGTGTTCGCTGTTCCGTACGTCCGGATGACGGACTGGCACAACGACCTCAGCGTGATCCGTGGGGCGGGCTTCCGTCTGTTGGCGTTGACGCCGGATCAGGATGCCGTGCCGTTCGACAAGGCGGAGATGGGGGAGAAGGTGGCCCTGATGCTCGGTTCCGAGGGCGACGGATTGTCGTCCCACTGGATCAAGGAGGCCGACGAGGCCGTCACGATCCCGATGAGCGCGTCGGCGATGGCCCTGGGCGTCGACTCGCTCAACGTGGTGGCCGCTACGGCGATCGCGTGCCACAGCCTGGTGACCCGCTAG
- a CDS encoding endonuclease/exonuclease/phosphatase family protein: MTETLPRRRTGYRIAWAAAALWGAWAIARVSGADRLPIVGGFGLPLTALTPYAAATSIVPLGLALAARNRWAAVVAAGTAAAFALVLLPRAVAVTPPAAAGPQVRVLTANLMFGRADPAEVVKLVAEHDVDVLSVQEFTPDAQAAFRENGLDRYLPYEVLAPQWGAEGSGLYSRHPLTELPPISGTTLHQPRASLTLDGRTVHVTAVHPLPPIDPAGVADWHRTYESLPSADAEGAVQILAGDFNSTLDHAAFRGLLDRGYADAADSRGSGFTPTWGVTMMGPPLTLDHVVVPTSVAVRDYSVHTLDGSDHRAVLAVLRLP, encoded by the coding sequence GTGACCGAAACGTTGCCGAGGCGCAGGACCGGATACCGGATCGCTTGGGCGGCGGCCGCGCTCTGGGGAGCCTGGGCCATCGCCAGAGTGAGCGGCGCCGACCGCCTCCCGATCGTCGGGGGTTTCGGTCTTCCGTTGACGGCCCTCACGCCCTATGCGGCGGCCACTTCGATCGTTCCCCTCGGGCTCGCCCTCGCCGCGCGCAACCGGTGGGCCGCCGTCGTCGCGGCCGGCACCGCCGCGGCCTTCGCGCTGGTCCTGCTGCCCAGGGCCGTCGCCGTCACCCCGCCCGCCGCCGCCGGGCCGCAGGTGCGCGTCCTCACCGCCAACCTCATGTTCGGCCGCGCCGACCCCGCGGAGGTCGTCAAGCTCGTGGCCGAGCACGACGTCGACGTGCTGAGTGTGCAGGAATTCACACCCGACGCGCAGGCCGCGTTCCGCGAGAACGGCTTGGACAGGTACCTCCCCTACGAGGTGCTCGCCCCCCAATGGGGCGCCGAGGGCTCCGGCCTGTACTCCCGCCACCCGCTGACCGAACTCCCGCCCATCTCCGGCACCACGCTCCACCAACCGCGCGCCTCCCTCACCCTCGACGGCCGCACCGTCCACGTCACCGCGGTGCACCCCCTGCCGCCCATCGACCCCGCCGGCGTCGCCGACTGGCACCGGACCTACGAGAGCCTGCCCTCCGCGGACGCCGAGGGCGCCGTCCAGATCCTCGCCGGCGACTTCAACAGCACCCTCGACCACGCGGCCTTCCGCGGCCTCCTCGACCGCGGCTACGCCGACGCGGCGGACTCCCGCGGCTCGGGCTTCACCCCCACCTGGGGCGTCACCATGATGGGCCCGCCCCTCACCCTCGACCACGTGGTCGTCCCGACGTCCGTCGCGGTCCGCGACTACTCCGTGCACACCCTCGACGGCTCCGACCACCGGGCCGTCCTCGCCGTCCTGCGGCTGCCCTGA
- a CDS encoding substrate-binding and VWA domain-containing protein: MTRPPGDLPGEGGYGSSSEYPSAESTDWFSPRTGGSSSANGLSASPGPAQPTDSSWSQDRYGSSASGSAYGAGGFSGASDPNGRGYGQGQGSASDNSYYGAPVQGSSFDRPFPTGPGESSSTPASSSPSSSYGGGGGSGTDFGYAGSGEHGKRKRKKSALIGPLAGAVGLAMLLGVAVWAFDQKSGGCSGTKTTLTVAVAKEIAPGVEKSAQAFNDAGTEFGGVCYTAEIVATDPNAVRTTLTGEGVSSGTVERPDVWIPDSSLWTGLVQAADSKLVTPTTVSIATSPVVVAVPATLAKQLSKEGIMENPSWDNLLSAAGGVKGGGVTKNQLIPPELLDMRVPDPVSTGTGMSAISMLRTLLESDKAADTIFTGIAQTIRNHTVASNEALFKNFKRDARGRFPLLIAPEYSVYKYNTSKPKEPAVTVYPYEGMVSLDYPVAITTTDSKKAEAGQELAKQLATPEALKNYEALGFRTPDRKAPAAFNAKIGLSAGRIQKLPLATPEQIYKITQDWSKLSLAIRMLSVIDVSGTMNDPIPGGNGATRMQTILQIASQGLTQFPQDSQIGTWMFADLLQGKQDWKEVVPVAPLNKRFGSVTQLDRIKQGLLSVKAMPANNTGLYDTVLGAYRYMKKTHQPGRINSIVLFTDGLGNDDPNGGINLKQLLKTLKTEVDDRKPVQVIMISIGSGKAQLAIMKQITKITGGDAYIPKNAAEIQQIFLQALSKRMCAGAETTC, translated from the coding sequence ATGACTCGTCCCCCCGGAGACCTCCCGGGCGAGGGTGGATACGGCTCCTCCTCGGAGTACCCGTCCGCTGAGAGCACCGACTGGTTCAGCCCTCGGACGGGTGGCTCGTCGTCCGCGAACGGACTCTCCGCGAGCCCCGGGCCCGCGCAGCCCACCGACTCGTCTTGGTCGCAGGACAGGTACGGCTCCAGCGCTTCCGGCTCCGCTTACGGCGCCGGCGGCTTCTCTGGCGCGTCCGACCCCAACGGCCGCGGCTACGGGCAGGGACAGGGCTCCGCGTCGGACAACTCCTACTACGGCGCGCCCGTACAGGGGAGTTCCTTCGACCGCCCGTTCCCGACCGGCCCCGGTGAGTCGTCTTCGACGCCCGCCTCCAGCTCGCCGTCTTCCAGCTACGGCGGGGGCGGCGGCAGCGGTACCGACTTCGGGTACGCGGGCTCCGGAGAGCACGGAAAGCGCAAGCGCAAGAAGAGCGCGCTCATAGGCCCGCTCGCCGGAGCGGTCGGCCTTGCGATGCTCCTCGGTGTGGCCGTCTGGGCGTTCGACCAGAAGTCCGGAGGCTGCTCGGGCACCAAGACGACGCTGACGGTCGCCGTAGCCAAGGAGATCGCTCCCGGCGTGGAGAAGTCGGCGCAGGCGTTCAACGACGCCGGCACCGAGTTCGGCGGCGTCTGCTACACCGCCGAGATCGTCGCCACCGACCCGAACGCCGTGCGCACCACCCTCACCGGTGAGGGCGTCTCGTCCGGCACCGTCGAGCGCCCTGACGTGTGGATCCCGGACTCGTCCCTGTGGACGGGCCTCGTCCAGGCCGCCGACAGCAAGCTGGTCACGCCGACCACCGTCTCCATCGCCACGTCCCCCGTGGTCGTGGCCGTCCCCGCGACGCTCGCCAAGCAGCTGTCGAAGGAGGGCATCATGGAGAACCCGTCCTGGGACAACCTGCTGTCCGCCGCGGGCGGCGTGAAGGGCGGCGGCGTCACCAAGAACCAGCTGATCCCGCCGGAGCTGCTGGACATGCGGGTGCCCGACCCGGTGAGCACCGGCACCGGCATGTCGGCCATCTCGATGCTGCGCACGCTGCTGGAGAGCGACAAGGCCGCCGACACCATCTTCACCGGTATCGCGCAGACCATCCGCAACCACACGGTGGCGAGCAACGAGGCGCTGTTCAAGAACTTCAAGCGTGACGCGCGGGGCCGCTTCCCGCTGCTGATCGCGCCCGAGTACTCGGTGTACAAGTACAACACCTCGAAGCCGAAGGAACCGGCCGTCACGGTCTACCCGTACGAGGGCATGGTCAGCCTGGACTACCCGGTCGCCATCACCACGACGGACTCCAAGAAGGCCGAGGCCGGACAGGAGCTCGCCAAGCAGCTGGCGACGCCCGAGGCGCTGAAGAACTACGAGGCGCTGGGCTTCCGCACCCCGGACCGCAAGGCGCCCGCGGCGTTCAACGCGAAGATCGGGCTGTCGGCGGGCCGCATCCAGAAGCTTCCGCTGGCGACCCCCGAGCAGATCTACAAGATCACCCAGGACTGGTCGAAGCTGTCCCTGGCGATCCGCATGCTGTCCGTCATCGACGTCTCGGGCACGATGAACGACCCGATCCCCGGCGGCAACGGCGCGACCCGGATGCAGACGATCCTCCAGATCGCCTCGCAGGGCCTCACCCAGTTCCCGCAGGACAGCCAGATCGGCACCTGGATGTTCGCCGACCTTCTCCAGGGCAAGCAGGACTGGAAGGAGGTCGTGCCGGTCGCGCCGCTGAACAAGCGATTCGGCTCGGTGACCCAGCTCGACCGGATCAAGCAGGGCCTGCTGTCGGTCAAGGCGATGCCCGCGAACAACACGGGTCTCTACGACACCGTCCTGGGCGCCTACCGCTACATGAAGAAGACCCACCAGCCGGGCCGGATCAACTCGATCGTCCTGTTCACCGATGGTCTGGGCAATGACGACCCGAATGGCGGAATCAACCTCAAGCAGCTCCTGAAGACGCTGAAGACCGAGGTCGACGACCGCAAGCCGGTCCAGGTCATCATGATCAGCATCGGCTCCGGCAAGGCGCAGCTGGCCATCATGAAGCAGATCACGAAGATCACGGGCGGCGACGCCTACATCCCGAAGAACGCCGCGGAGATCCAGCAGATCTTCCTCCAGGCACTGTCCAAGCGGATGTGCGCCGGAGCAGAGACCACCTGCTGA
- a CDS encoding sigma-70 family RNA polymerase sigma factor, whose translation MAAWQGQHEHVPDTPYEDQPLIRALRNRSTDALTLVYDRYGPQLFDYCHAILRDEAYAARVVHDTLLAAEAHIAQLPADARLRGWLYALARRECQRILRGPDRPTRRRPAPEAPDDFATAEERQRHNDARALAHKALSALSGRQREAVDLTVRHGLTDTELAGALAIPPTEAAALAEGSRDDLAEAVAALVGHDRVQLGRLLAVLPVAVAPPNLESRILASALDPGMNDERAAIARRAMPFDSRGWPVEATGRQGHRAPADPDRTMVDRAPRTDRTVVDHGLRAARPGKAAKTDRIPAFVWPTVGAAAVGALIFGLFTIDLSASSTPQVGDTAVVPSSSETAEVLDEDPSERPTKSKKPTSTPSEETEEPDPSPTGAAPAPSSPKPTSSSPKPTQTEVEPGELVVGPGCTIAAEATQCSVTIKAAGGPVEWSAEGYGPITGGGSGVLKSGATRLVTFTVTRAEECVEGEVDIDFSPAGVATVAWLCPAAPDPGDGDDDADPAP comes from the coding sequence TTGGCCGCATGGCAGGGTCAGCACGAGCACGTGCCCGACACCCCGTACGAGGACCAGCCGCTCATCCGGGCACTGCGCAACCGCTCGACCGACGCGCTCACGCTCGTCTACGACCGGTACGGACCTCAGCTGTTCGATTACTGTCACGCGATCCTGCGGGACGAGGCCTACGCGGCCCGGGTCGTCCACGACACGCTGCTGGCGGCGGAGGCGCACATCGCGCAGCTGCCCGCCGACGCGCGGCTGCGCGGATGGCTGTACGCGCTCGCGCGGCGGGAGTGCCAGCGCATCCTGCGCGGCCCGGACCGGCCCACCCGCCGCAGGCCCGCGCCCGAGGCGCCCGACGACTTCGCCACGGCCGAGGAGCGGCAGCGCCACAACGACGCGCGCGCCCTCGCCCACAAGGCCCTCAGCGCGCTCTCCGGACGCCAGCGCGAGGCGGTCGACCTGACCGTCCGGCACGGGCTCACCGACACCGAGCTCGCGGGCGCCCTCGCGATTCCGCCGACCGAGGCCGCCGCGCTGGCCGAGGGCTCGCGCGACGATCTCGCCGAGGCCGTCGCCGCGCTCGTCGGGCACGACCGGGTCCAGCTCGGCAGGCTCCTCGCGGTCCTGCCGGTCGCGGTCGCGCCGCCGAACCTCGAGTCGCGCATCCTGGCGAGCGCGCTCGACCCCGGGATGAACGACGAACGCGCGGCCATCGCCCGGCGCGCGATGCCGTTCGACTCGCGCGGCTGGCCCGTCGAGGCCACCGGACGCCAGGGGCACCGCGCCCCGGCCGACCCCGACCGCACCATGGTGGACCGCGCACCGCGCACCGACCGCACGGTCGTGGACCACGGGCTGCGCGCCGCCCGGCCCGGCAAGGCCGCGAAGACCGACCGCATCCCGGCCTTCGTGTGGCCTACCGTCGGCGCGGCGGCCGTCGGCGCGCTGATCTTCGGGCTGTTCACCATCGATCTCAGTGCCTCAAGCACCCCTCAGGTCGGCGACACCGCGGTCGTCCCCAGTTCGTCGGAGACCGCCGAGGTTCTCGACGAGGATCCTTCTGAGCGTCCGACGAAGTCCAAGAAGCCGACTTCCACGCCGTCGGAAGAGACCGAGGAGCCCGACCCCTCGCCCACCGGCGCCGCCCCCGCTCCTTCGTCGCCGAAGCCGACCTCGAGCTCTCCGAAGCCGACGCAGACCGAGGTCGAACCCGGTGAGCTCGTCGTCGGGCCGGGGTGCACGATCGCCGCGGAGGCCACCCAGTGCTCCGTCACCATCAAGGCGGCGGGCGGGCCCGTCGAGTGGTCCGCGGAGGGCTACGGTCCCATCACCGGGGGCGGCTCGGGCGTCCTGAAGTCGGGCGCCACGCGGCTCGTCACCTTCACCGTGACGCGTGCGGAGGAGTGCGTCGAAGGCGAGGTCGACATCGACTTCTCCCCCGCGGGGGTCGCGACCGTCGCCTGGCTGTGCCCGGCCGCGCCCGACCCGGGGGACGGGGACGACGACGCCGACCCCGCCCCGTGA
- a CDS encoding phosphotransferase family protein: MSLEPVPGLDFPRLTRWLADALPDAGALTGAKLIAGGRSNLTYRLDFADKSVALRRQPLGHVLPTAHDMVREHKVLSALTAAGGVPVPAPLGLCTDKEVLGADFYVMEWVDGLILRVPEDARDVAPEQRAAVSDRLAEALAAIHTLDVDKAGLGDFGRPEGYMARQLKRWGQQWERSKTRELPSYDRLVERLAAGLPDNPRSGLVHGDFRLDNALVRLTPEPAVAAVVDWEMSTLGDPLADLGLTLVYWAEADEAQLPVGSTITAEPGFPTRAQFTEKYASLTGFDVSDLDYYVAFGCFKLAVILEGIHARFVKGQTVGEGFDQIGAGVPVLLDRAHEVLG; encoded by the coding sequence ATGAGCCTCGAACCCGTACCCGGCCTGGATTTCCCCCGCCTCACGCGCTGGCTCGCCGACGCGCTCCCCGACGCGGGCGCGCTCACCGGCGCGAAGCTGATCGCCGGAGGCAGGTCCAACCTCACCTATCGCCTGGACTTCGCCGACAAGTCGGTCGCGCTGCGCCGTCAGCCCCTCGGCCACGTGCTCCCGACCGCGCACGACATGGTCCGCGAGCACAAGGTGCTGTCCGCGCTCACGGCGGCGGGCGGCGTGCCCGTCCCGGCCCCGCTCGGCCTGTGCACCGACAAGGAGGTCCTCGGCGCGGACTTCTATGTCATGGAGTGGGTGGACGGGCTGATCCTGCGCGTTCCGGAGGACGCCAGGGACGTCGCCCCCGAGCAACGCGCCGCGGTGTCCGACCGGCTCGCCGAGGCGCTCGCCGCCATCCACACCCTTGACGTGGACAAGGCGGGTCTCGGGGACTTCGGCCGCCCCGAGGGCTACATGGCGCGCCAGCTCAAGCGCTGGGGCCAGCAGTGGGAGCGCTCGAAGACAAGGGAGCTGCCCTCCTACGACCGGCTCGTGGAGCGCCTGGCGGCCGGGCTGCCCGACAACCCGCGCAGCGGTCTCGTGCACGGCGACTTCCGGCTCGACAACGCGCTGGTGCGGTTGACGCCCGAGCCCGCCGTGGCCGCGGTCGTCGACTGGGAGATGTCGACGCTCGGCGACCCGCTGGCCGACCTCGGCCTGACCCTCGTCTACTGGGCGGAGGCCGACGAGGCGCAGCTCCCGGTCGGCTCGACCATCACCGCGGAGCCCGGCTTCCCCACCCGCGCGCAGTTCACCGAGAAGTACGCGTCGCTGACGGGCTTCGACGTGAGCGACCTGGACTACTACGTGGCTTTCGGCTGCTTCAAGCTCGCCGTCATCCTCGAGGGCATCCACGCGAGGTTCGTCAAGGGCCAGACCGTCGGGGAGGGGTTCGACCAGATCGGCGCGGGCGTGCCGGTCCTGCTCGACCGCGCCCACGAGGTGCTGGGCTAG
- a CDS encoding DUF2510 domain-containing protein encodes MNGQTPPGWYPDPYGNPGLQRWFDGTQWTQATQPTGPSAPSSWQPQAGGTPPPWQPQAGGTPQPWQPPSGGPGTPAPWGAGQPVPGPPRQNNRGLLMILGGAGVLVVVIALVAVLISVLSDDDPEPPVVLPTPTSQGSKSPVTGTIDDSDSGLSWPKLGGDWTEPADPEGDDSHGLHTGQTAIAQKAYDGVGDYYASVYGGVLPESVTYAGGAGADLEAPAKAWFEMIEPDFYPEHETTETASRVSSVSGKKAWYYEAVLKFPQAADKKWNFTTERVIIVLVDRPGSRPAGVYLSLPDSFANQSDVDTIISGLKSAS; translated from the coding sequence ATGAACGGCCAGACTCCGCCAGGCTGGTACCCCGACCCCTACGGGAACCCCGGCCTGCAACGCTGGTTCGACGGCACCCAGTGGACCCAGGCCACCCAGCCGACCGGACCCTCCGCCCCCTCGTCCTGGCAGCCTCAGGCCGGAGGCACCCCACCGCCTTGGCAGCCTCAGGCCGGAGGCACCCCGCAGCCTTGGCAACCGCCCTCAGGCGGCCCCGGAACCCCCGCGCCCTGGGGCGCAGGACAACCCGTGCCCGGACCGCCGCGGCAGAACAACCGCGGCCTCCTCATGATCCTCGGCGGCGCGGGCGTGCTCGTCGTCGTCATCGCGCTGGTCGCCGTCCTCATCTCGGTGCTCTCCGACGACGACCCCGAGCCCCCCGTCGTCCTGCCCACCCCCACCTCCCAGGGCTCGAAGTCCCCCGTCACCGGGACCATCGACGACAGCGACTCGGGCCTGTCCTGGCCCAAGCTCGGCGGGGACTGGACCGAGCCCGCCGACCCCGAAGGCGACGACTCCCACGGCCTGCACACGGGGCAGACCGCCATCGCCCAGAAGGCCTACGACGGCGTCGGCGACTACTACGCGTCCGTCTACGGGGGCGTCCTTCCCGAGTCCGTCACGTACGCGGGCGGCGCGGGAGCCGACCTCGAGGCTCCCGCCAAGGCCTGGTTCGAGATGATCGAGCCCGACTTCTACCCCGAGCACGAGACCACCGAGACGGCCTCGCGGGTGAGCAGCGTCAGCGGCAAGAAGGCCTGGTACTACGAGGCGGTCCTCAAGTTCCCCCAGGCGGCGGACAAGAAGTGGAACTTCACCACGGAACGGGTGATCATCGTCCTCGTCGACCGGCCCGGCTCCCGCCCGGCCGGCGTCTACCTCTCGCTCCCCGACAGCTTCGCCAACCAGAGCGACGTCGACACCATCATCAGCGGCCTCAAGTCCGCATCCTGA
- the orn gene encoding oligoribonuclease: protein MSTDKLVWIDCEMTGLDLTRDALIEIAVLVTDSELNILDEGVDLVIKPPEESVAQMNKVVRDMHTTSGLLKELPGGITLAEAETLVLDYIKRHIPDAKKAPLCGNSIATDRSFLARDMPALDTHLHYRMIDVSSIKELSRRWYPRVYFASPEKKGGHRALADIAESIRELRYYRAAVFVAQPGPDTETSRALSAKIVAEAPDIR from the coding sequence ATGAGCACGGACAAACTGGTCTGGATCGACTGCGAGATGACCGGGCTGGACCTCACCCGCGACGCGCTCATCGAGATAGCCGTCCTGGTGACGGACTCCGAGCTGAACATCCTCGACGAGGGCGTCGACCTGGTCATCAAGCCCCCGGAGGAATCGGTCGCGCAGATGAACAAGGTCGTGCGCGACATGCACACCACCTCGGGCCTGCTCAAGGAACTCCCCGGCGGCATCACCCTCGCCGAGGCCGAAACCCTCGTCCTGGACTACATCAAACGCCACATCCCGGACGCCAAGAAGGCGCCGCTGTGCGGCAACTCGATCGCCACCGACCGCTCCTTCCTCGCCCGCGACATGCCCGCGCTCGACACCCACCTGCACTACCGGATGATCGACGTGAGTTCCATCAAGGAGCTGTCCCGCCGCTGGTACCCGCGCGTCTACTTCGCCAGCCCGGAGAAGAAGGGCGGCCACCGCGCCCTCGCCGACATCGCCGAGTCGATCCGCGAACTGCGCTACTACCGCGCCGCCGTCTTCGTCGCCCAGCCCGGCCCCGACACCGAGACCTCCCGCGCCCTCTCCGCCAAGATCGTCGCCGAGGCCCCCGATATCCGGTGA